The Enterococcus sp. 7F3_DIV0205 genome has a window encoding:
- a CDS encoding amino acid ABC transporter ATP-binding protein has protein sequence MMNAIIEVEHLRKSFGENEVLKDINVTVNKGEVVTIIGSSGSGKSTLLRCINLLEKPTGGKIIYNGENVLERGYNLPKYRTHLGMVFQSFNLFNNMNVLENCTSGQITVLKRSKEEARKIALENLDKVGMERFIDAKPSQLSGGQKQRVAIARALSMNPDVMLFDEPTSALDPEMVGEVLKTMKDLADTGLTMIIVTHEMAFAKEVSDRVIFMDKGVIAEEGTSDDIFVHPKEERTKEFLHRILAQE, from the coding sequence ATGATGAACGCAATTATTGAAGTCGAACATCTAAGAAAAAGCTTCGGTGAAAATGAAGTTTTAAAAGATATCAATGTGACTGTAAATAAAGGAGAAGTCGTGACGATCATCGGCTCTTCTGGTTCGGGCAAATCAACCCTTTTACGTTGCATCAACTTATTAGAAAAACCTACTGGTGGCAAAATTATCTACAATGGTGAAAATGTTTTAGAACGTGGATACAACCTTCCTAAATACCGTACACATCTAGGCATGGTTTTCCAATCCTTTAATTTATTTAATAACATGAATGTTCTAGAAAACTGTACTTCTGGACAAATCACTGTCTTAAAACGCAGCAAAGAAGAAGCTCGTAAAATTGCTTTAGAAAATCTAGATAAAGTGGGGATGGAGCGTTTTATTGATGCAAAACCATCGCAACTTTCCGGTGGGCAAAAACAACGTGTCGCAATCGCTCGTGCGTTATCAATGAATCCTGATGTAATGTTGTTCGATGAACCAACTTCAGCACTTGATCCTGAAATGGTCGGAGAAGTTTTGAAAACGATGAAAGACTTAGCTGACACAGGATTAACAATGATTATCGTGACACACGAAATGGCATTCGCTAAAGAGGTTTCTGATCGTGTAATCTTTATGGACAAAGGTGTGATTGCTGAAGAAGGCACATCTGATGATATCTTTGTTCATCCAAAAGAAGAACGGACGAAAGAGTTTTTACATCGAATCTTGGCTCAAGAATAA